One Kribbella sp. NBC_00662 genomic region harbors:
- a CDS encoding mycothione reductase, which yields MTHYDLVVIGTGSGNTIVNRRFADRKVAIVERGTFGGTCLNVGCIPTKMFVHTADVAATPSESAQYGVDEQLLGVRWRDVRDRIFGRIDPIAAGGSEYRHHNPDNANVTVYDGTGRFTGFKELTVDNKDGSTSVFSADQFVLATGSRPIVPPIPGLEETGFHTSNTIMRLDELPRRLAIIGSGFVAAEFAHVFASFGVEVTIVARSNVLLRHEDGELASAYTKIAQELYDVRLNHETVRVARREDGSIALKMLHPAGVDELVVDELLVAVGREPNSDLLNLDATGVEVDREARVVVDKYQQTTVDGIYALGDVTTPHQLKHVANHEARVVKHNLLNPDNRIESDHRYVPHAVFSAPQIASVGLTEEEAKERGIPYVKAVQRYADIAYGWAMEDTTGFAKILADPKTGQIIGAHIMGPQAPTVIQPIIQAMSFELDAYSMARGQYWIHPAMPELVENALLKLELHPEG from the coding sequence GTGACCCATTACGACTTGGTAGTCATCGGGACAGGCTCCGGCAACACGATCGTGAACCGGCGATTCGCGGACCGGAAGGTCGCGATCGTCGAGCGCGGCACCTTCGGCGGCACCTGCCTGAACGTCGGCTGCATCCCGACCAAGATGTTCGTCCACACCGCCGACGTCGCCGCGACCCCGTCGGAGAGCGCGCAGTACGGCGTCGACGAGCAGCTGCTCGGAGTCCGCTGGCGGGACGTCCGGGACCGGATCTTCGGCCGGATCGACCCGATCGCGGCAGGCGGGTCGGAGTACCGCCACCACAACCCGGACAACGCGAACGTCACCGTCTACGACGGGACCGGCCGGTTCACCGGGTTCAAGGAGCTGACGGTCGACAACAAGGACGGGTCGACGAGCGTGTTCAGCGCCGACCAGTTCGTGCTCGCCACCGGCAGCCGGCCGATCGTGCCGCCGATCCCAGGGCTCGAGGAGACCGGGTTCCACACCTCGAACACGATCATGCGACTCGACGAGCTGCCGCGCCGGCTGGCGATCATCGGCAGCGGTTTCGTCGCGGCCGAGTTCGCCCACGTGTTCGCGTCGTTCGGGGTCGAGGTGACGATCGTCGCCCGCTCGAACGTGCTGCTCCGGCACGAGGACGGCGAGCTCGCCTCGGCGTACACGAAGATCGCCCAGGAGCTGTACGACGTACGCCTGAACCACGAAACCGTCCGCGTGGCGCGCCGTGAGGACGGCTCGATCGCGCTCAAGATGCTGCACCCGGCCGGGGTCGACGAACTCGTCGTCGACGAGCTGCTGGTCGCGGTCGGCCGGGAGCCGAACTCGGACCTGCTGAACCTGGACGCCACCGGGGTCGAGGTCGACCGCGAGGCGCGGGTGGTCGTGGACAAGTACCAGCAGACCACTGTCGACGGCATCTACGCGCTCGGCGATGTGACCACTCCGCACCAGCTGAAGCACGTCGCCAACCACGAAGCGCGGGTGGTGAAGCACAACCTGCTCAACCCGGACAACCGGATCGAGTCCGACCACCGCTACGTGCCGCACGCCGTCTTCAGCGCGCCGCAGATCGCCTCCGTCGGCCTGACCGAGGAGGAGGCGAAGGAGCGCGGGATCCCTTATGTCAAAGCGGTTCAGCGGTACGCCGATATCGCGTACGGCTGGGCGATGGAGGACACGACCGGATTCGCGAAGATCCTGGCCGACCCGAAGACCGGGCAGATCATCGGCGCCCACATCATGGGGCCGCAGGCACCGACCGTGATCCAGCCGATCATCCAGGCGATGAGCTTCGAGCTGGACGCGTACTCGATGGCCCGCGGGCAGTACTGGATCCACCCGGCGATGCCCGAACTCGTCGAGAACGCCCTGCTGAAGCTGGAGCTACACCCGGAAGGCTGA
- a CDS encoding DUF4429 domain-containing protein — protein sequence MGSGELTSTNGTVVWDGIGILRLRYDGTRAELDALTSSLWTRLGERILPVEALQAVEVSPAGLKLVLRDGADPLRSVTGSEIVMDPYGFPEVDTALAEQIARDIRSTLVRRDVPATPSARWLLAPPVAPDRVEGRDATLTVANGRLTFDYKRSAGRKKKALGAQWAVPLADIIDVEWAPTPGRLGARGFLRVATAGTPAERPKPKHDPAAMLIAGGADVDALFFAARLLTRIRP from the coding sequence GTGGGAAGTGGTGAGCTGACGAGCACGAACGGCACGGTCGTCTGGGACGGCATCGGGATCCTCCGACTCCGGTACGACGGGACGCGCGCCGAGCTCGATGCGCTCACCAGCTCGTTGTGGACCCGGTTGGGCGAGCGGATCCTCCCGGTCGAGGCGCTGCAGGCGGTCGAGGTCAGCCCGGCGGGTCTCAAGCTCGTACTGCGCGACGGCGCCGACCCGCTCCGGTCCGTGACCGGCAGTGAGATCGTGATGGACCCGTACGGCTTCCCGGAGGTCGACACCGCGCTCGCGGAGCAGATCGCCCGCGACATCCGCAGCACTCTCGTCCGCCGCGACGTACCGGCGACGCCCTCGGCGCGCTGGTTGCTCGCGCCACCGGTCGCGCCGGACCGGGTCGAGGGCCGGGATGCGACGCTGACGGTGGCGAACGGGCGGCTCACCTTCGACTACAAGCGGTCTGCAGGCCGGAAGAAGAAGGCCCTCGGCGCGCAGTGGGCGGTGCCGCTGGCCGACATCATCGATGTCGAATGGGCGCCGACCCCGGGGCGGCTCGGCGCCCGCGGCTTCCTCCGGGTCGCCACGGCCGGTACACCGGCCGAGCGCCCGAAGCCCAAGCACGACCCCGCGGCGATGCTCATCGCAGGCGGCGCCGACGTCGACGCCTTGTTCTTCGCGGCCCGGCTGCTGACCCGGATCAGGCCCTAA
- a CDS encoding MFS transporter, protein MSPTFRAFKVRNFRLYATGAIVSNVGTWMQRVAQDWLVLELTHSGTALGIVTGLQFLPALLLGPYAGLVADRFPKRTVLTVTQIAMASVALTLGGLTIGGVVQTWHVYLLALLFGVGTAFDAPTRQSFVVEMVGRDELSNAVGLNSASFNAARLLGPALAGLLINWIGTGPVILINGFTYAAVILSLRLMRVSELHTPKPAGREKGMIRDGMRYLWRRPDLMMVLVAVFFAGTFGLNFQLTSALMATSVFHKGAGEYGILGSVLAIGSLAGALLAARRVRIRARLVIGAALAFGIAEIVSAVMPTYLTFALVLPIVGLASLTMLTSANATMQLSIEPTMRGRVMALYMTVLMGGTPIGSPFIGWIGQVLGARYSLIVGGGLTVLGTVASVLYFSRRRGLAIRPRLLPRPHLEVLPQTELLGDKAVLETVPLDDEPAVAKKQDVGPRVA, encoded by the coding sequence GTGAGCCCCACCTTCCGCGCGTTCAAAGTCCGTAACTTCCGTCTCTACGCCACCGGCGCGATCGTCTCGAACGTCGGCACCTGGATGCAGCGCGTCGCCCAGGACTGGCTGGTCCTGGAGCTGACCCACTCCGGTACGGCGCTCGGTATCGTCACCGGACTCCAGTTCCTGCCCGCCCTCCTGCTCGGCCCGTACGCCGGTCTGGTCGCGGATCGCTTCCCGAAGCGGACCGTGCTGACCGTCACCCAGATCGCGATGGCCAGCGTCGCCCTGACGCTCGGTGGCCTGACCATCGGCGGCGTCGTGCAGACCTGGCACGTCTACCTGCTGGCCCTGCTGTTCGGTGTCGGCACCGCGTTCGACGCCCCGACCCGGCAGTCGTTCGTCGTCGAGATGGTCGGCCGCGACGAGCTGTCCAACGCCGTCGGGCTGAACTCGGCCTCGTTCAACGCGGCCCGGCTGCTCGGCCCGGCCCTGGCCGGTCTGCTGATCAACTGGATCGGCACCGGTCCGGTGATCCTGATCAACGGCTTCACGTACGCCGCGGTGATCCTCTCGCTGCGGCTGATGCGGGTCTCCGAGCTGCACACCCCGAAGCCCGCCGGCCGCGAGAAGGGCATGATCCGCGACGGCATGCGCTACCTGTGGCGCCGGCCGGACCTGATGATGGTCCTGGTCGCGGTCTTCTTCGCCGGCACGTTCGGACTGAACTTCCAGCTCACCTCGGCGCTGATGGCGACGAGCGTGTTCCACAAGGGTGCAGGGGAGTACGGCATCCTCGGCTCGGTCCTCGCGATCGGCTCGCTGGCCGGTGCGCTGCTCGCCGCCCGCCGGGTCCGGATCCGGGCCCGCCTGGTGATCGGCGCCGCGCTGGCCTTCGGCATCGCCGAGATCGTCAGCGCCGTGATGCCGACGTACCTGACCTTCGCGCTGGTGCTCCCGATCGTCGGCCTGGCCTCGCTGACCATGCTGACCTCGGCGAACGCGACCATGCAGCTGAGCATCGAGCCGACCATGCGCGGCCGGGTGATGGCGCTGTACATGACGGTCCTGATGGGCGGTACGCCGATCGGCTCGCCGTTCATCGGCTGGATCGGGCAGGTGCTCGGCGCGCGGTACTCGCTGATCGTCGGTGGCGGACTGACCGTCCTCGGGACGGTCGCCTCGGTGCTGTACTTCTCCCGCCGTCGCGGTCTCGCGATCCGGCCGCGGTTGCTGCCGCGCCCGCACCTCGAGGTGCTGCCGCAGACCGAGCTGCTCGGCGACAAGGCGGTCCTCGAGACCGTCCCGCTCGACGACGAGCCTGCCGTCGCGAAGAAGCAGGACGTCGGACCGAGGGTCGCTTAG
- a CDS encoding MarR family winged helix-turn-helix transcriptional regulator encodes MPEVVAQQVKSDVGLASALRSSTLRLSRQIRRQREPGHDLTANQLSVLGALSKHASMTIGELASHEQVKPPSMTRIVTNMEEAGLLIRRPHPTDKRQIVVELTDRADELILANRRRRDEWLQTKLKQLTPEERDILRKAAPVLERLAAQ; translated from the coding sequence ATGCCCGAAGTCGTAGCCCAGCAGGTGAAGAGTGACGTCGGGCTGGCCAGCGCCCTGCGGTCGTCGACGCTCAGGCTGTCCCGGCAGATCCGGCGCCAGCGTGAGCCCGGTCACGACCTCACCGCGAACCAGCTCAGCGTGCTCGGTGCGCTGTCCAAGCACGCGTCGATGACGATCGGCGAGCTGGCCTCCCACGAACAGGTGAAGCCGCCGTCGATGACGCGGATCGTGACGAACATGGAGGAGGCGGGTCTACTGATCCGCCGCCCGCACCCGACCGACAAACGTCAGATCGTCGTCGAGCTGACCGACCGCGCCGACGAGCTGATCCTGGCGAACCGCCGGCGCCGCGACGAGTGGCTGCAGACCAAGCTGAAGCAATTGACCCCCGAGGAGCGCGACATCCTGCGCAAGGCAGCACCTGTTCTCGAACGCCTGGCGGCCCAGTGA